One window of the Lycorma delicatula isolate Av1 chromosome 3, ASM4794821v1, whole genome shotgun sequence genome contains the following:
- the LOC142321689 gene encoding alpha-tocopherol transfer protein-like has product MYLETMTEERIINTLKENGMTAVELKSIILILKEWLQQQHHLPQYMSEQGLQYFLWGSKCSLEKSKQKLDAYFTMRYLIPEFFSNRDPCTEEMVLHRRIVYLFPLPQLTADGYRVFYFGFHPSASNFCHLTHFRSLVNLIDYCLSNDSITNGTYIIIDGKNITFKLLKQFPTSQFLKASSYVTEVLPLRLKGIFFINTRSVFDYITAIFFPFLSQKIRERVHQFTDHTELYKFIDKKILPQEFGGEEASIDELNDVWEKTIESFKEWLINEGSLQPDESKRPEKSKSKYSDLFGVEGSFRKIQID; this is encoded by the exons ATGTATTTAGAAACAATGACTGAAGAACGaattataaacacattaaaagaaaatggaatgACTGCAGTTGAATTAAAATCCATAATCTTAATACTTAAAGAATGGCTACAACAACAACATCATTTACCTCAATACATGA GTGAACAAGGATTACAGTATTTTTTGTGGGGCAGTAAATGTAGCttggaaaaaagtaaacaaaaattagatgCTTATTTTACAATGAGATATCTGATACCTGAGTTTTTTTCCAATAGAGATCCATGTACGGAAGAAATGGTGCTTCATAGAAGAATAGT GTATCTTTTTCCACTTCCACAACTAACAGCAGATGGCTACCGAGTATTTTACTTTGGATTTCATCCTTCGGCCAGTAATTTCTGCCACTTAACTCATTTCAGAAGTTTAGTAAACTTGATTGATTATTGTCTATCAAATGATTCTATAACAAATGGAACATACATAATAATagatggaaaaaatataacttttaaactcTTAAAACAATTCCCAACATCACAGTTCCTGAAAGCATCATCTTATGTCACT GAGGTATTACCATTGCGCCTGAAAGGAATCTTTTTCATTAACACACGATCAGTTTTTGATTAcattactgcaattttttttccatttttatcacaaaaaatacgAGAACGA GTACATCAATTTACTGATCATACAGAACTGTACAAATTCATTGATAAGAAGATATTACCACAAGAATTCGGTGGTGAAGAAGCAAGCATTGATGAATTAAATg ATGTCTGGGAAAAAACTATAGAATCTTTTAAGGAATGGCTCATAAATGAAGGATCCCTGCAACCTGATGAGAGCAAACGTCCAGAAAAAAGTAAATCCAAGTATTCAGATTTGTTTGGAGTAGAAGGAAGTTtcagaaaaatacaaatagaCTAA